Within Quadrisphaera setariae, the genomic segment GAACTGCTACATCGACCGCGACATCGACATGCGGATGCACCGCACGGGCAAGCGCCCGCTGGTCACCGGCGTGGTGGCGCCGCGCGAGGCGCTGGTCTTCGGGTTCGTGCTGGGGCTGCTGTCGGTGGTGTGGCTCGGGCTGGTCGTGAACCCGCTCTCCGCGCTGCTGGCGGCCCTCGCGATCGCCTTCTACGTGGTCGTCTACACCCTCGGCCTCAAGCGCCGGACCAGCCAGAACATCGTCTGGGGCGGCGCCGCCGGGTGCATGCCGGTGCTCATCGGCTGGTCGGCCGTCACCGGCAGCCTCTCCTGGGCGCCGTGGGTGCTCTTCGCGGTGATCTTCCTGTGGACCCCGCCGCACTACTGGCCGCTGTCCATCAAGTACCGCGCCGACTACGCCGAGGTCGGCGTGCCGATGCTGCCGGTGGTCGCCTCCCCCCTGACCGTCGGGCGCCAGGTGGTCGGCTACGCCTGGGCGATGGTCGCCGCCACGCTGGTGCTCGTGCCGGTCGCACCGACCGGTCCGGTCTACGCCGTGGCCGCCGTCCTGCTGGGCGCCTGGTTCCTCGCGGAGTCCCACGGCCTGCTCCGCCGCGCCAAGCGCGTGACCTCCGCTGACGAGGTCGGCGCCATGCGCCTGTTCCACACCTCGATCAGCTACCTGACGCTGCTGTTCCTGGCGCTCGCCGTCGACGCGGTCGTGCCGCTGCAGCCGCTGTTCTCCTGACCCGCTGACGCGCTGCCCCTGACGGGCGCAGCCGGCCCCGCCCGGGCCGGCTGCGCCCGTCGTCGTCCTCACCCCTGCGCCTGCCCGTCTGGTCTGGCACGGGGTGGCCCTGTGCTCGTGGGGCTGGCACAGGGCCACCCCGTGCCAGCAGAGGAGTGGCGCGGAGCACCCCACGGCCGTCCGAGCGGCCCACCAGGACGACGACGGCGACGTCCACGGGAGCAGGTGTCGCCGCGCTGGCGGAGTCCAGGGCCAGGAACTGCCCCGGCGTGACCCCGGACCCCGCCAGCGCGCTGCCAGCCCTCGCGAGCGGTGCGACCGGTCGGCGCGGTCCGGCACGGGCCCCGCAGCGCCCCGTGCTCGAGGCCGCCCGAGACGTCCCAGAGGCGGCGTCAGGCGCGGCGGGCGGGGGCGGCGCCGGTGCGCTCGCGCAGCGACGTCCACTGCGCCGTCACGGCCACCACGAGCAGGCAGGCGCCGAGCATGTGCAGCGCGACCAGCGGCACGGGCAGCGCGGTGGCGTACTGGACGTAGCCGATGAGGCCCTGCAGCAGGACCACGCCGAGCACCCACCAGCCGCGGCGCTTCGCCACCGCCGGGGCGGGGGAGACGTGCAGGGCGACGAGCAGGCCGATGAGCAGGCCCACGAGCAGCAGCACGAGGTCGGCGTGGAGCCAGCTGACGGTGCGCGGGTCGAGGGCGTACCGGGCGGGCTCCTCGGCGTCCCCGGAGTGGGGGCCGGCGCCGGTGACCACGGTGCCGACGGCGAGCACCAGCGCCGTGACGGCGGCGAGGCCCACGGCGAGCAGCCTCACGGCGGGGTGCACGAGCAGCCGCGGGGGACCGTCCCCCTCGAGCGCCCGCAGCAGGAGCAGCGTGGATGCGGCGACGAGCACCATGGACACGAGGAAGTGGACGGACACCGTGAACGGTGACAGGCGGGTCAGCACGGTGATCCCGCCGATGACGGCCTGCAGCAGCACCCCCACGACGGGGACGACGGCGAGCGCGCGCAGCCGGCGTCGCGGTGCCCCGTCAGGGCCCCGCAGCCGCCACACGGCCACGAGCGCGGCCACGGCGAGCACGAGCACGAGGAAGGTGAGCGTGCGGTTGCCGAACTCGATGTACTTGTGGAAACCCTCGGCCTGGTGGACGGTCGGCACGTACGAGCCGGGCGCGCACTGGGGCCACGTCGGGCACCCGAGCCCCGAGCCGGTGAGGCGCACGAGGCCACCGGTGACCACGATGCCGACCTCGGCGACGAGGTTGGCGAGGAGCACGGCGCGGGTGCCGCGGCCGAGGCGGCCAGCGGCCGGGGTCGGGTCCTGCGGCGAGGGGGTCGCGGGACCGTAGCGGGCGGTCGTGCTGGTCACCCCAGCAGGGTAGGTGGGCCGGAGGGGGAGTCCTGCACGTCGGGCGTGCCGCGGCCTGTCGGGTGCGCCACAGCGCCCCGTGAGCGGGCCTGCGCTCCCCGGGTCAGCTCCAGCGGAAGGTGCGCACCACGAGCGCCCCGGCCGCGGCGGCCCACGCCAGCAGCACCGCGCACGGACCGAGCGCGAGCACGCCGTCGAGCGAGGCCGCGCGCACCGCGTCGCCGAGGGCCGCCGACGGCAGCGCCGCCAGCAGCGGCCCGGCCGCCCCGGCCGCCTCCCGCGGCACGAGCAGGCCCGCGCCGGCGAGCAGCACCCAGGCGAGGTTGGCCACGGCCAGCACCGCCTCGGCGCGCAGGGACCCCGCCAGCAGGAGCGCCAGCGCGGCGAAGGCCGCGGTGCCGAGCAGCAGCGCCAGCAGCAGGAGCGGGAGCGCCGCAGGGCCGGCCGCCAGCGGCTGCCACCCCAGTGCCAGCGCCAGCCCGCCGAGCACCACCACCTGCAGCGCCTCGACCGCCAGCACCGCCAGGCCCCGTCCCAGCAGCAGCCCCGACCGGCCCAGCGGGGTGGTGGCCAGCAGCCGCAGCACCCCGTAGCGGCGGTCGAAGCCGAGGGCGATCGCCTGACCGGTGAAGGCCGTGGACAGGACCGCCAGGCCGAGCACCCCCGGCGCGACGACGTCGATGCGCGCGACCCCGGCCAGCGACGCCGGCACGACGACGGCCCCGACGGGCGTCCGCGCGAGCACGAGCAGCGCCAGCGCGGGCAGGACGAGGCTGACCAGCAGCTGCTCGCCGTTGCGCAGGAGCACGCCCACCTCGAAGCGGGCCTGGGCCAGCACCCGCGCCGCGGCCGGGGCCGCGCCACCGCCCGGGGCGAGGACGAGCCCGTCCGTCGGCGTCCTGCCCCGGTCGTTCACGCCGCCCACCGCGAGGGACCTCCTGTGAGCTCCAGCACCACGTCCTCCAGCGAGCGCCGCCCCACCGCCAGGCCCTGCGGCAGCACGCCCTGCGCGGCGCACCAGGACGCCGCGGTCGCGACGACCTGCGGGTCGACGGCGCCCGGCCGCAGCGCCGTCACCTCGTAGCGGCCCGGCTCCGCCTCGTCGGTGGCCACCGAGGTGGGCAGTGCCGCGCGCAGCGCGTCCAGGGGCAGGCCGGCGGGCGCACCGAAGCGCAGCACCTCCGGCCCGGAGGAGGTCAGCTCCTCCACCGTGCCGCTCGCCACGGCCCGGCCGTCGCGGACGACGACGACGGCGTCGGCCAGGCGCTCGGCCTCGGCCATGGAGTGCGTGGTCAGCAGGACGGCCGTGCCGGCGGCCCGCAGCTGCTCCAGCAGGTCCCACACGACGGCGCGGGCGTGCGGGTCCAGCCCGGTGCTGGGCTCGTCGAGGAAGGCGAGCTCCGGCCGGCCGACCACGGCGCACGCCAGCGCCAGGCGCTGCTTCTGGCCGCCGGACAGGCGGCGGACGTTCGTCCGCCCGAACCCGTCGACGCCGAGCAGGCGGGCGAGCTCGGGGACGTCCATGGGGTCGGAGTGCTGGGCGGCGACCAGGCGCAGCACGGCCTCGGCGGGTGCGCCGCCGGGCAGGCCGCCGTCCTGCAGGAGCACGCCGGTGCGCGCCGCCAGGGGTCGGCCGTCGGCGCGCGGGTCGAGCCCGAGCACCGACAGCGAGCCGCCGTCGGGACGGCGCAGCCCCGTGCAGCACTCGACGAGCGTGGTCTTGCCGGCCCCGTTGGGACCGAGCACCGCGGTGACCTCGCCGCGCCGCGCCTCCAGGTCGAGGCCGTCGAGCGCCGTGCGCCGCCCGTACCGCTTGACCAGGCCGCGCACCACCAGGGCGGCGGCGGCGTCGCCGCGGGGTGGGAGCACGTCGGGAGTCTAGGTCGGCCCGCTCCGGCCTCCGGCGGCGTGCGGTGGGGGGTCTCGCGCGGCGTGACGCTCCTCACGGGCGATCAGCCGCTCGGCGGGGGAAGGGGATTAGGGCACCATGGTGTTGTGCAAAGCATGGCCACCTCCGAGACCCCGGGCGACGCGCACGCCTCGGCGGCGCCGGAGCTGTCCGCAGCGGGCACCCGGGAGCGCGTCTCGCGCACCGTGCTGGCGCGCGGACCGGTGACGGCGGCCCAGCTCGCGAGCGACCTGGGCGTCACCCCCGCCGCCGTGCGCCGCCACCTGGACGCGCTCGCCGCCGACGGCCTCGTGCGCCAGGCCCCCCTCGTCGCCGGGAACCGCGGCCCCGGCCGTCCGGCCCGCGGGTGGGTGGCCACCGAGGCCGGGCACGCCGCCGCTCCCGGCGCCTACGACGACCTCGCTGCCGCCGCCCTGAGCGCCCTCGAGCGCGAGGCGGGCCACGAGGCGCTCGAGCGGTTCGCCCGCCAGCGCGCCGACGAGCTGGTGGCGCGCCACCGCGACAGCGTCGACGCCGCCGGCGCCGCGCCCGCGGCCAGGGCCGGTGCGCTGGCCGAGGCCCTCACGGCTGACGGCTACGCTGCCCGCACCGCCGTCCTCGGCACCCCGCGCAGCACTGCAGCGCCGTCGGGACAGGGGCAGCCGGCGGTGCCGACCTCGGTCCAGCTGGTGCAGGGCCACTGCCCCGTGCAGGCCGTCGCCGGCCGCCACCCCGAGCTGTGCGAGGCGGAGACCGCCGCCTTCGCCCGGCTCATCGGCGCGCCGGTCCGCCGGCTGGCCACCCTGGCGGCCGGACACCACGCGTGCACCACGCACGTGACCACGACCAGCACGCCCGCCAGCCCGACCGACCGCCAGCCCACCAGCCCGACCCCGCAGACCCCCAAGACGTCGCACCCCACCCAGGGACGGAGCGCATGAGCACAGACACCAGCCCCGAGCTCAACGACATCGAGGCTCGCAACCCCGAGCTCGCCGGTCTCGGCACCTACCAGTACGGGTGGGCCGACTCCGACTCCGCCGGCGAGACCGCGCGTCGCGGGCTGTCCGAGGACGTCGTCCGCGACATCTCGGCCCGCAAGGACGAGCCGGAGTGGATGCTCCGCACCCGCCTGAAGGCGCTGAAGATGTTCGGCCGCAAGCCGATGCCCGACTGGGGCAGCGACCTGTCCGAGATCGACTTCGAGAACATCAAGTACTTCGTGAAGTCGACCGAGAAGCAGGCGACCAGCTGGGACGACCTGCCCGCCGACATCAAGAACACGTACGATCGGCTCGGCATCCCCGAGGCGGAGAAGCAGCGCCTGGTCGCCGGCGTCGCCGCGCAGTACGAGTCCGAGGTGGTCTACCACCAGATCAACGAGGAGCTCGAGCGCCAGGGCGTCATCTTCCTGGACACCGACTCCGGCATGCGCGAGCACCCGGAGCTGTTCCAGGAGTACTTCGGCTCCGTCATCCCCCCGGGCGACAACAAGTTCGCCGCGCTCAACACGGCCGTGTGGTCGGGCGGGTCCTTCATCTACGTGCCGCCGGGCGTGCACGTGGAGATCCCGCTGCAGGCCTACTTCCGGATCAACACCGAGAACATGGGCCAGTTCGAGCGCACGCTGATCATCGCCGACGAGGGCTCGTACGTGCACTACGTCGAGGGCTGCACCGCGCCGATCTACAAGTCCGACTCGCTGCACTCCGCGGTGGTCGAGATCGTGGTGAAGAAGAACGCCCGCGTGCGCTACACGACCATCCAGAACTGGTCGAACAACGTCTACAACCTCGTCACCAAGCGGGCGACCGCCGCCGAGGGCGCCACCATGGAGTGGATCGACGGCAACATCGGCTCCAAGGTGACGATGAAGTACCCGGCGATCTTCCTGATGGGCGAGCACGCCAAGGGCGAGACGCTGTCGATCGCCTTCGCGGGCGAGGGCCAGCACCAGGACGCGGGCGCCAAGATGGTGCACGCCGCGCCCAACACCTCCAGCTCGATCATCTCCAAGTCCGTGGCGCGCGGCGGTGGCCGCTCGTCCTACCGCGGGCTGGTCCAGGTGCTCGAGGGCGCCGGTGGCTCGGCGTCGACGGTGCGCTGCGACGCGCTGCTGGTCGACTCGATCAGCCGCTCCGACACCTACCCCTACGTCGACGTCCGCGAGGACGACGTGTCGATGGGGCACGAGGCGACCGTCTCGAAGGTCTCCGAGGACCAGCTCTTCTACCTCATGAGCCGCGGCATGGCCGAGGACGAGGCGATGGCGATGATCGTGCGCGGCTTCATCGAGCCGATCGCCCGTGAGCTGCCCATGGAGTACGCCCTCGAGCTCAACCGGCTCATCGAGCTGCAGATGGAAGGAGCGGTCGGCTGAGCATGGCTGACACGTCCAACAGCCCCACCACGTCAGCGGTCCAGGGCGGCGTCGGCACCGACGCCGCCCTCGGGCTCGACGACCTCGACGCCGGCCGTGAGGACCTGGCGCTCGACCTGCCCGGCGGGGCCCCGGCCGCGCTGAGCACCGAGGTCCCCGCCACCGCCGTCCCCGACGGGGGCGACGCGGTCGCCTCGGCGCCTGCGCAGCACGGCCTGAACGCGCACAGCCACGGTGCGGGGGTCCCCGCGACCAACCGCGCCGAGCGACGCACGTCGTTCGACGCCGCCGACTTCCCCGTGCCCAGCGGGCGCGAGGAGGAGTGGCGCTTCACGCCCCTCGACCGCGCCCGGGCCCTGTTCGAGCCCGCGGGCTCGCCCACCGGCCTGCAGGTGGAGGTCGGCTCCACGGACGGCGTGACGCACCGCCGCTCCGCCAGCGGCTCGTCGGACGGCGCCGGGAAGGGCTACGTGCCCGGTGACCGAGCGGCCGCCGTGGCCTGGGGCGACGCGACCGCCGCGGGCGCCGTCGACGTCGTCGCCGTGGCGGCCGAGGCCGAGCTGGCGGAGCCGGTGCTGGTGAGGGTCTCCACCCCCGCCGGGGCCGAGCGCGCTGCCGGGCACCTCGTGGTGCAGGCCGGTCCCCACAGCCGGTCCACCGTGGTCCTGGACCACTCCGGTGGCGGCCTGGTCGCCAGCGGCGTCGAGGTCGTGGCGGCCGAGGGCGCGCACCTCGTCGTCGTCAGCGTCCACCAGTGGGACGACGACGCCGTCCACCTCGCCCAGCACGACCTGCAGGTCGGGCGCGACGCCACCGTCAAGCACGTCGTGGTGACCCTCGGCGGGTCGCTCGTCCGCGTGGGCTCGACGGTCCGCTACGCCGGCCCCGGCGGTGACGCGACCCTGCTCGGCGTGTACTTCTCCGACGCCGGCCAGCACCTGGAGCACCGCTCCTTCGTCGACCACGAGGCGGCCAACTGCCGGTCCAACGTGGTCTACAAGGGCGCGCTGCAGGGCGAGACCGCCCGCGCCGTGTGGGTCGGTGACGTGCTCATCCGCGCCAGTGCGCTGGGCACCGACACCTACGAGCTGAACCGCAACCTCGTGCTCACCGACGGCGCCCGCGCCGACTCGGTGCCGAACCTCGAGATCGAGACCGGCGAGATCGTCGGGGCCGGCCACGCCAGCGCCACCGGCCGCTTCGACGACGAGCAGCTCTTCTACCTGCAGAGCCGCGGCATCCCGGAGGACCAGGCCCGCCGCATGGTGGTCCGCGCGTTCTTCGCCGACGTCATCCAGCAGATCGGCGTCGCCTCGGTCTCCGAGCAGCTGATGGCCGCGATCGACGCCGAGCTCGAGCTCGCCGCCGAGGTCGGCGCGACGGGTGCGGCCTCCAGCGCCGACGTCCCGGCGGTGGCCGACGGCGTCGAGGCGGAGCTCCTCGGCGCTCGCGCGTGAGCCGCCGGGCGGGTCGGCGATGAGCAGCGGTGCGGTGCGGGTGTGCTCCGCCGCGGACGTCCCGGAGCTCGGCGCCCTGCGCGTCGAGGCCCCGGGGCCCCGCGGCGACCTCGTGCCCGTCGCGGTGGTCCGTGACTCCGACGGACAGCTCCACGCCATCTCCGACACCTGCAGCCACCAGGCGGTCTCCCTGTCCGAGGGTGACGTCGAGGACTGCAGGATCGAGTGCTGGCTGCACGGGTCGGCCTTCGACCTGCGCACCGGCCGGCCGAGCGCCCTGCCCGCGGTGCACCCCGTGCCCGTGTACGCCCTCACCCTCGACGGCGACGACGTCCTCGTCGACGCCACCACCGACGTCGGCGCCCGCGCCGAGTCGCAGCCACAGTCCTGAAGCACCCTCGACCGAGGAGAACACCCGAGCATGGCCACCCTGGAGATCCGCGACCTGCACGTCAGCGTCAAGACCCCCGACGCCGGTGACAAGCAGATCCTGCGCGGCGTCGACCTGACCGTCCGCGCCGGCGAGACCCACGCGATCATGGGCCCGAACGGGTCCGGCAAGTCGACGCTGGCGTACTCCATCGCCGGCCACCCCCGCTACGAGGTCACCAGCGGCTCGGTGACCCTCGACGGCGAGGACGTCCTCGCGATGAGCGTCGACGAGCGCGCCCGCGCCGGGCTCTTCCTCGCGATGCAGTACCCCGTCGAGGTGCCGGGCGTGACGGTGTCGAACTTCCTGCGCACCGCCAAGACCGCCGTCTCCGGTGAGGCCCCGTCGCTGCGCCACTGGACCAAGGACGTGCGCACGGCCATGGACCAGCTGCGCATGGACCCGGCGTTCGCCGAGCGCAACGTCAACGAGGGCTTCTCCGGCGGTGAGAAGAAGCGCCACGAGATCCTGCAGATGGAGCTCCTGAAGCCGAAGATCGCCGTCCTGGACGAGACCGACTCCGGCCTCGACGTCGACGCCCTGCGCGTCGTGTCCGAGGGCGTCAACCGCGTCGGCGCCACCGGCGAGACCGGCCTGCTGCTCATCACGCACTACACGCGCATCCTGCGCTACGTGAAGCCCGACTTCGTCCACGTCTTCGTGGCCGGCCGCGTGGCCGAGGAGGGTGGCCCCGAGCTCGCCGACGACCTCGAGGAGAACGGCTACGACCGCTTCCTCGACAGCTCGGCGCCGGTGAGCGCCTGATGTCCGACGTCGACGTCGCCGACGTCGAGGAGGCCCTCAAGGACGTCGTCGACCCCGAGCTCGGCATCAACGTGGTGGACCTCGGCCTCGTCTACGGCCTGACCGTGGAGGAGCCGCGCACCGCCGTCATCGACATGACCCTCACGTCGGCGGCGTGCCCGCTGACCGAGGAGATCGAGGCGCAGGTGGCCGACGTCCTCTCGGGCGTCGTCGACGACCACCGCATCAACTGGGTGTGGATGCCGCCGTGGGACATGCAGAAGATCACCCCGGACGGCCGCGACCAGCTGCGGGCGCTCGGATTCAACGTCTGAGCCGGTGACCGCCGACGTGCAGAGCCCCGCCAGGGGGTCCGTCCAGGGCCTCCCGGCGGGGTTCTGCGCGTCCGGCGTCACGGGGGAGGGCCGCCGGTGACCAGCCGGCTGGTCGAGGTGGCCCCGGAGCGCCTCGCCGGCTGGGTCGCGCGCTTCACCGCCTCCCACGGTCCCGTGCGTCATGAGCTGGCGACGCCGGAGCACCTGCTGCTGCGGGCCGCCGACGGCGAGGTGGCCGACCTCGAGGTGCCCTGGCCGCCCCTGCCTGTGCCCCTGGCGCTCCCGACGTGCTCCGCGGAAGCTCCTGAGGACGACGACGTCGGCGAGCGCGTCGCAGCGCTGGCCGCTCATGCCGCGCTCGAGCGGACGGCGCTGCTGGTGCTCGCGCGGCGGGGCGGGTGGGCCGTGGGCCTGGCGCGCGGCGGTGAGCTGCTCGACGGCACCCATGGCACGCGCTACGTGCAGTCCCGCACCGCCGCCGGGGGCTGGAGCCAGCAGCGGTACGCCCGCCGGCGCGCCAACCAGGCCGACGGCCTCGTCGCGGCGGCGCGCGACGGCCTGGGCGGCGTGCTCGGCCGCGCGACGGCCGGAGCAGGGGGCCTCGCGCCGGAGGTGCTGGTGCTCGGCGGGGACCGCCAGCTCGTCGCGGCCGTGGTCGATAGCGTTCCCGACCCCGGGGCGCCACGTCTGCACGCCCTGCCGCGGGGCCCGCTGCTGGACGTCCCGGACCCGCGGCGCGCCGTCCTCGTCGAGGTCGCGCGACGGGCCCGCTGCGTCCGGGTCCGCGTCGGCGCCGAGCCGGCACCCGCAGGGGCGCTTCGTCCGGGACCCAGCGGGCCCGGGCGCGTGCGACCCTAGTCCCGTGATCACCACACGACGCAGCGTGATGACCGTCGTCGCCGGAGCGGGCGCAGCGCTCGCCCTGGCCGGGTGCGCGGCGGCCGGCGACATCGCCTCCGCGGCGGGGGAGGGCGCCAGCTCCGCGGCGGTCGGGGCCGCCCGCGCCGCGGCGCTGCAGCAGGTGTGCGGCGCCGTGGAGGACGGGCAGCTCAGCGAGCAGGACCTGGCGCAGCTGCGCGCGGCGGTCCGGGCGGCGGAGGCGGCGGGTGTGGACGGCGACGTCGTCGCCCAGGCCGACCAGCTGCTGGGGGACGGCGGCCCAGACGAGGGGCAGGTGGCCCAGCTGCAGGCGGCGTGCGCCCAGGCGGGTCAGGGCGGGCCGAGCAGTTCCTGACGACGGGCCCGGTGCGGCCTGACCACTGCGACCACCACCTGCTCGATGATGCAGGAGACCCGCCCCCGGAGGTCTCGGGTGCGGGTCTCCTGCACGATCACGAGAGCGGTCAGCGGGCGCGGCGGCTGAGCTTCCAGGCGCCGGGCAGGGCCACACCGGCGATGACGGCCTTGACGAGCCCACCGAGCAGGAACGGCGTGAAGCCGGCGGCCACGGCCTGGCCGGCGCTCATGCCCGTCGCCAGCGCCAGCCACGGCACGCCGACGGCGAAGACGACCAGCTGGCCGGCGGCGAACAGGGGCACCGCGCGCCACCAGCGGCGGTCGGCGCCGTGGCGGGCGGCCAGCCCGATGAGGAAGGCGGCGGGCAGGAACCCGACGATGTAGCCGCCGGTGGCGCCGGCCACGACGTGCCAGCCGCCGGACGCCTCGGAGTAGAAGGGCAGCCCGACGGCGCCCAGGACGGCGTACAGACCCATCGACGACAGACCCCGCACCGGTCCGAGCGAGGCGGCGACGAGGACGAGCGCCAGGGTCTGGCCGGTGATCGGCACCGGGGTGCCGGGCAGCGGCACGACCACCTGGGCGAGCAGGGCCGTGAACAGGGCGCCCCCGGTCACGAGCAGCGCGTCGCGCACCCGGGTGGACGCGCCGACGGCGGGGACGAGGTCGGCGAGGACGGCGCGCCGGGGCAGCCGTCCGGGCAGGTCAGCGGTGATGGCCACGGGGACACCCTGGCAGAAGCGGGCCGAGGCGCCCAAGGGGGAGCCC encodes:
- a CDS encoding heme o synthase, coding for MTAVEDARGARSRWTRRQRVAGFVALTKPRIIELLLMTTVPTMMLAQRGLPPLWLLGATLVGGTLAAGSANALNCYIDRDIDMRMHRTGKRPLVTGVVAPREALVFGFVLGLLSVVWLGLVVNPLSALLAALAIAFYVVVYTLGLKRRTSQNIVWGGAAGCMPVLIGWSAVTGSLSWAPWVLFAVIFLWTPPHYWPLSIKYRADYAEVGVPMLPVVASPLTVGRQVVGYAWAMVAATLVLVPVAPTGPVYAVAAVLLGAWFLAESHGLLRRAKRVTSADEVGAMRLFHTSISYLTLLFLALAVDAVVPLQPLFS
- a CDS encoding COX15/CtaA family protein, producing the protein MTSTTARYGPATPSPQDPTPAAGRLGRGTRAVLLANLVAEVGIVVTGGLVRLTGSGLGCPTWPQCAPGSYVPTVHQAEGFHKYIEFGNRTLTFLVLVLAVAALVAVWRLRGPDGAPRRRLRALAVVPVVGVLLQAVIGGITVLTRLSPFTVSVHFLVSMVLVAASTLLLLRALEGDGPPRLLVHPAVRLLAVGLAAVTALVLAVGTVVTGAGPHSGDAEEPARYALDPRTVSWLHADLVLLLVGLLIGLLVALHVSPAPAVAKRRGWWVLGVVLLQGLIGYVQYATALPVPLVALHMLGACLLVVAVTAQWTSLRERTGAAPARRA
- a CDS encoding ABC transporter permease codes for the protein MGGVNDRGRTPTDGLVLAPGGGAAPAAARVLAQARFEVGVLLRNGEQLLVSLVLPALALLVLARTPVGAVVVPASLAGVARIDVVAPGVLGLAVLSTAFTGQAIALGFDRRYGVLRLLATTPLGRSGLLLGRGLAVLAVEALQVVVLGGLALALGWQPLAAGPAALPLLLLALLLGTAAFAALALLLAGSLRAEAVLAVANLAWVLLAGAGLLVPREAAGAAGPLLAALPSAALGDAVRAASLDGVLALGPCAVLLAWAAAAGALVVRTFRWS
- a CDS encoding ABC transporter ATP-binding protein; protein product: MLPPRGDAAAALVVRGLVKRYGRRTALDGLDLEARRGEVTAVLGPNGAGKTTLVECCTGLRRPDGGSLSVLGLDPRADGRPLAARTGVLLQDGGLPGGAPAEAVLRLVAAQHSDPMDVPELARLLGVDGFGRTNVRRLSGGQKQRLALACAVVGRPELAFLDEPSTGLDPHARAVVWDLLEQLRAAGTAVLLTTHSMAEAERLADAVVVVRDGRAVASGTVEELTSSGPEVLRFGAPAGLPLDALRAALPTSVATDEAEPGRYEVTALRPGAVDPQVVATAASWCAAQGVLPQGLAVGRRSLEDVVLELTGGPSRWAA
- a CDS encoding helix-turn-helix transcriptional regulator; this encodes MATSETPGDAHASAAPELSAAGTRERVSRTVLARGPVTAAQLASDLGVTPAAVRRHLDALAADGLVRQAPLVAGNRGPGRPARGWVATEAGHAAAPGAYDDLAAAALSALEREAGHEALERFARQRADELVARHRDSVDAAGAAPAARAGALAEALTADGYAARTAVLGTPRSTAAPSGQGQPAVPTSVQLVQGHCPVQAVAGRHPELCEAETAAFARLIGAPVRRLATLAAGHHACTTHVTTTSTPASPTDRQPTSPTPQTPKTSHPTQGRSA
- the sufB gene encoding Fe-S cluster assembly protein SufB; its protein translation is MSTDTSPELNDIEARNPELAGLGTYQYGWADSDSAGETARRGLSEDVVRDISARKDEPEWMLRTRLKALKMFGRKPMPDWGSDLSEIDFENIKYFVKSTEKQATSWDDLPADIKNTYDRLGIPEAEKQRLVAGVAAQYESEVVYHQINEELERQGVIFLDTDSGMREHPELFQEYFGSVIPPGDNKFAALNTAVWSGGSFIYVPPGVHVEIPLQAYFRINTENMGQFERTLIIADEGSYVHYVEGCTAPIYKSDSLHSAVVEIVVKKNARVRYTTIQNWSNNVYNLVTKRATAAEGATMEWIDGNIGSKVTMKYPAIFLMGEHAKGETLSIAFAGEGQHQDAGAKMVHAAPNTSSSIISKSVARGGGRSSYRGLVQVLEGAGGSASTVRCDALLVDSISRSDTYPYVDVREDDVSMGHEATVSKVSEDQLFYLMSRGMAEDEAMAMIVRGFIEPIARELPMEYALELNRLIELQMEGAVG
- the sufD gene encoding Fe-S cluster assembly protein SufD, with the protein product MADTSNSPTTSAVQGGVGTDAALGLDDLDAGREDLALDLPGGAPAALSTEVPATAVPDGGDAVASAPAQHGLNAHSHGAGVPATNRAERRTSFDAADFPVPSGREEEWRFTPLDRARALFEPAGSPTGLQVEVGSTDGVTHRRSASGSSDGAGKGYVPGDRAAAVAWGDATAAGAVDVVAVAAEAELAEPVLVRVSTPAGAERAAGHLVVQAGPHSRSTVVLDHSGGGLVASGVEVVAAEGAHLVVVSVHQWDDDAVHLAQHDLQVGRDATVKHVVVTLGGSLVRVGSTVRYAGPGGDATLLGVYFSDAGQHLEHRSFVDHEAANCRSNVVYKGALQGETARAVWVGDVLIRASALGTDTYELNRNLVLTDGARADSVPNLEIETGEIVGAGHASATGRFDDEQLFYLQSRGIPEDQARRMVVRAFFADVIQQIGVASVSEQLMAAIDAELELAAEVGATGAASSADVPAVADGVEAELLGARA
- a CDS encoding non-heme iron oxygenase ferredoxin subunit → MSSGAVRVCSAADVPELGALRVEAPGPRGDLVPVAVVRDSDGQLHAISDTCSHQAVSLSEGDVEDCRIECWLHGSAFDLRTGRPSALPAVHPVPVYALTLDGDDVLVDATTDVGARAESQPQS
- the sufC gene encoding Fe-S cluster assembly ATPase SufC translates to MATLEIRDLHVSVKTPDAGDKQILRGVDLTVRAGETHAIMGPNGSGKSTLAYSIAGHPRYEVTSGSVTLDGEDVLAMSVDERARAGLFLAMQYPVEVPGVTVSNFLRTAKTAVSGEAPSLRHWTKDVRTAMDQLRMDPAFAERNVNEGFSGGEKKRHEILQMELLKPKIAVLDETDSGLDVDALRVVSEGVNRVGATGETGLLLITHYTRILRYVKPDFVHVFVAGRVAEEGGPELADDLEENGYDRFLDSSAPVSA
- a CDS encoding metal-sulfur cluster assembly factor; translation: MSDVDVADVEEALKDVVDPELGINVVDLGLVYGLTVEEPRTAVIDMTLTSAACPLTEEIEAQVADVLSGVVDDHRINWVWMPPWDMQKITPDGRDQLRALGFNV
- a CDS encoding acVLRF1 family peptidyl-tRNA hydrolase; translated protein: MTSRLVEVAPERLAGWVARFTASHGPVRHELATPEHLLLRAADGEVADLEVPWPPLPVPLALPTCSAEAPEDDDVGERVAALAAHAALERTALLVLARRGGWAVGLARGGELLDGTHGTRYVQSRTAAGGWSQQRYARRRANQADGLVAAARDGLGGVLGRATAGAGGLAPEVLVLGGDRQLVAAVVDSVPDPGAPRLHALPRGPLLDVPDPRRAVLVEVARRARCVRVRVGAEPAPAGALRPGPSGPGRVRP
- a CDS encoding biotin transporter BioY; this translates as MTADLPGRLPRRAVLADLVPAVGASTRVRDALLVTGGALFTALLAQVVVPLPGTPVPITGQTLALVLVAASLGPVRGLSSMGLYAVLGAVGLPFYSEASGGWHVVAGATGGYIVGFLPAAFLIGLAARHGADRRWWRAVPLFAAGQLVVFAVGVPWLALATGMSAGQAVAAGFTPFLLGGLVKAVIAGVALPGAWKLSRRAR